The Hemiscyllium ocellatum isolate sHemOce1 chromosome 22, sHemOce1.pat.X.cur, whole genome shotgun sequence genome includes a region encoding these proteins:
- the adra2a gene encoding alpha-2A adrenergic receptor: MDGGGAGLLAAAVRPGRPDLVLFQRDTVELGLDAGGSRCGSGAGGCGNRSELLAYPLREALVLSSVVALLMALTIFGNVLVIIAVFTSRALRAPQNLFLVSLATADILVATLVMPFSLAKELMGYWYFGRLWCQVHLAFDVLFCTASIAHLCAISLDRYWSISQAIEYNLKRTPRRIKGIIGMVWVIAAAISCPPLITNTHQELDSNICDINDQVWYIISSCIGSFFAPCIIMILVYIRIYQIAKLRNRGRPRDTHNGLSPPPFRPSAPEPGQQNTAGGGGTVLAEGEDSSSSEQPPCPALAPSPSPAAARQHSHPPQPRHTAAAGSPAKARGQVRCVDGRPVSSVAPRSPGPSPGPWPASSSKSGRWKNREKRFTLVLAVVIGVFVLCWFPFFFTYSLIAICPKLCPVPEKLFKFFFWIGYCNSSLNPLIYTVFNQDFRKAFQKILCRGQRRVQKV; this comes from the coding sequence ATGGACGGCGGCGGCGCGGGGCTGCTGGCGGCGGCCGTTCGGCCGGGCCGCCCGGACTTGGTGCTGTTCCAGCGGGACACGGTGGAGCTGGGGTTGGACGCCGGGGGTTCCCGGTGCGGGTCCGGGGCGGGAGGCTGCGGGAACCGCTCCGAGCTGCTGGCTTACCCGCTCCGGGAGGCGCTGGTCCTCAGCTCGGTGGTCGCCCTCCTGATGGCCCTGACCATCTTCGGGAATGTCCTGGTCATTATCGCCGTGTTCACCAGCCGCGCCCTCAGGGCTCCCCAGAACCTCTTCCTGGTCTCACTGGCCACCGCCGACATCCTGGTCGCCACCCTGGTAATGCCCTTCTCTCTGGCCAAGGAGCTGATGGGTTATTGGTATTTTGGCCGCCTGTGGTGTCAGGTGCACCTGGCCTTTGATGTCTTGTTCTGTACCGCCTCCATCGCCCACCTTTGTGCCATTAGCCTGGACAGGTATTGGTCCATCAGCCAGGCCATCGAGTACAACCTGAAGAGGACCCCCCGCAGGATCAAGGGCATCATTGGGATGGTGTGGGTGATCGCCGCTGCCATCTCCTGCCCCCCCCTGATCACCAACACCCACCAGGAGCTGGACTCCAACATCTGTGACATTAATGACCAGGTCTGGTACATCATCTCCTCCTGTATCGGCTCCTTCTTCGCTCCGTGTATCATCATGATCCTGGTCTACATCCGCATCTACCAGATCGCCAAGCTCCGGAACCGGGGCCGCCCGAGAGACACCCACAACGGCCTCAGCCCGCCGCCATTCCGCCCATCAGCCCCGGAGCCGGGACAGCAGAACACCGCCGGGGGCGGGGGGACGGTGCTGGCCGAGGGCGAGGACTCCTCATCCTCGGAGCAGCCGCCCTGCCCCGCTCTAGCCCCTTCCCCGTCCCCGGCTGCAGCCCGCCAGCACTCCCACCCACCGCAGCCGCGACACACCGCCGCCGCCGGGAGCCCGGCCAAAGCGAGGGGCCAGGTCCGCTGTGTGGACGGCCGGCCGGTGAGCAGCGTGGCCCCGCGGAGCCCCGGACCCAGCCCCGGGCCCTGGCCGGCTAGCAGCAGCAAGAGCGGCCGCTGGAAGAACCGGGAGAAGCGTTTCACTTTGGTGCTGGCGGTGGTGATCGGAGTGTTCGTCCTTTGCTGGTTCCCGTTTTTTTTCACCTATTCCCTGATCGCCATCTGCCCCAAACTCTGCCCCGTCCCGGAGAAACTCTTCAAATTCTTCTTCTGGATCGGTTACTGTAACAGCTCCCTCAACCCGCTCATTTACACCGTCTTCAACCAGGACTTCAGGAAAGCCTTTCAAAAGATTCTGTGTCGGGGTCAGCGCCGGGTTCAGAAGGTCTGA